One genomic window of Stenotrophomonas lactitubi includes the following:
- the eda gene encoding bifunctional 4-hydroxy-2-oxoglutarate aldolase/2-dehydro-3-deoxy-phosphogluconate aldolase produces the protein MSGADPRVRAVLKLAPVIPVFTPDDIDDAVQVAHALFRGGLPVIEVTLRTPRALEAIKAMVEAVPDAVIGAGTVLDAAQMQAVKEAGGRFAVSPGATPRLYAAARDADLPYLPGVATGSELIVGLEHGLDTFKFFPAVQAGGAAMLSAWHGPFADVRFCPTGGISAQTASQFLHLPNVLCVGGSWLTTAALMQTRDWDSVERMAREAAVLAS, from the coding sequence ATGTCCGGCGCTGATCCACGCGTTCGTGCGGTACTGAAACTGGCACCGGTGATTCCGGTGTTCACCCCCGATGACATCGACGATGCGGTGCAGGTCGCGCATGCGCTGTTCCGTGGTGGCCTGCCGGTGATCGAGGTGACCCTGCGCACGCCGCGTGCGCTGGAGGCCATCAAGGCCATGGTCGAAGCGGTGCCGGATGCGGTGATCGGTGCCGGCACCGTGCTCGATGCCGCGCAGATGCAGGCCGTGAAGGAAGCCGGCGGCCGCTTCGCGGTATCGCCCGGGGCGACGCCACGGCTGTACGCCGCCGCACGCGATGCCGATCTGCCCTACCTGCCGGGTGTGGCCACCGGTTCGGAGCTGATCGTCGGCCTGGAGCATGGCCTGGATACCTTCAAGTTCTTCCCCGCCGTGCAGGCCGGGGGGGCCGCGATGCTGTCGGCGTGGCACGGCCCGTTCGCTGATGTGCGCTTCTGCCCGACCGGCGGCATCAGCGCGCAGACCGCCAGCCAGTTCCTGCACCTGCCCAACGTGCTGTGCGTGGGCGGCTCCTGGCTGACCACCGCCGCGCTGATGCAGACCCGCGACTGGGACAGTGTCGAGCGCATGGCGCGCGAGGCCGCGGTGCTGGCCAGCTGA
- a CDS encoding sugar kinase, whose translation MGRIVCFGELLLRLGAPGRELLLQSPQLQVHVGGAEANVAVSLSRFGHDVAMVSTVAGNALGAHALAELRRHGVDTRGVREDAEGRMGLYFLTTGAVQRASEVVYDRADSAFANSTAADYDWPALLQGAQWLHLSGVSPALGPDVAQATLAAARAARALGVRVSFDGNFRPKLWQRWGGDAQAILHELFAQADIVFADYRDIEVILGQRFEQADVVARVEAAAAAAFDAFPQLQWLACTQRQTLSVDHHALGALLLGRDGTRAQAPVRQLQGIVDRIGGGDAFAAGILHGILSAFDADATVRFGLAAGGLKHSIPGDFNPVSEADVLALMGEERFDVRR comes from the coding sequence ATGGGTCGTATCGTGTGTTTCGGGGAATTGCTGCTGCGCCTGGGTGCGCCCGGTCGCGAGCTGCTGCTGCAGTCGCCGCAGTTGCAGGTGCACGTCGGCGGCGCCGAGGCGAACGTGGCTGTCTCGCTGTCCCGCTTTGGACATGACGTGGCCATGGTCAGCACCGTCGCCGGCAACGCGCTCGGCGCGCATGCGCTGGCCGAACTGCGCCGGCATGGCGTCGATACGCGCGGCGTGCGCGAAGATGCCGAGGGCCGCATGGGCCTGTATTTCCTGACCACCGGCGCGGTGCAGCGGGCCAGTGAAGTAGTCTACGACCGTGCCGATTCCGCATTCGCCAACAGCACTGCCGCCGACTACGACTGGCCGGCGCTGCTGCAGGGCGCGCAGTGGCTCCACCTGTCCGGGGTCAGCCCGGCGCTGGGCCCGGACGTGGCCCAGGCCACGCTGGCTGCAGCGCGCGCCGCCCGTGCGCTGGGCGTGCGTGTGTCCTTCGATGGCAACTTCCGGCCGAAGCTGTGGCAACGTTGGGGCGGCGATGCGCAGGCGATCCTGCACGAACTGTTCGCGCAGGCCGACATCGTCTTTGCCGATTACCGCGATATCGAAGTCATCCTCGGCCAGCGCTTCGAACAGGCCGACGTGGTCGCGCGGGTGGAAGCGGCAGCCGCCGCGGCATTCGACGCATTCCCGCAGCTGCAGTGGCTGGCCTGCACCCAGCGGCAGACGCTGAGCGTGGACCACCATGCGCTGGGCGCGCTGCTGCTGGGCCGCGATGGCACCCGTGCGCAGGCACCGGTGCGCCAGCTGCAGGGCATCGTCGATCGCATCGGCGGCGGTGATGCCTTCGCGGCAGGCATCCTGCATGGCATCCTGTCCGCCTTCGATGCCGACGCCACCGTGCGCTTCGGCCTGGCCGCCGGGGGCCTGAAGCACTCCATTCCCGGCGATTTCAATCCCGTCAGCGAAGCTGATGTGTTGGCCCTGATGGGCGAGGAGCGATTCGATGTCCGGCGCTGA
- the adhP gene encoding alcohol dehydrogenase AdhP translates to MNRTMKAAVVREFGKPLVIEEVVVPRPGAGEVLVKIEACGVCHTDLHAAEGDWPVRPNPPFIPGHEGVGHVVAVGGGVGHIKEGDRVGIPWLYSACGHCEHCLGGWETLCETQRNTGYSVNGGFAEYALADANYVGLLPKEVGFVEIAPVLCAGVTVYKGLKVTDTKPGDWVAISGIGGLGHMAVQYARAMGLNVAAVDVDDAKLALAKRLGAQVTVNARTTDPAAFLKKEIGGAHGALVTAVSPKAFEQALGMVRRGGTVSLNGLPPGNFPLDIFGMVLNGVTVRGSIVGTRLDLQESLQFAAEGKVAATVSTDRLENVNDVFARMHAGTIEGRVVIDFAA, encoded by the coding sequence ATGAATAGAACCATGAAGGCCGCCGTTGTCCGTGAGTTCGGCAAGCCGCTGGTCATCGAGGAAGTCGTGGTACCGCGCCCGGGGGCGGGCGAGGTGCTGGTCAAGATCGAGGCCTGTGGCGTCTGCCACACCGACCTGCACGCCGCCGAGGGCGACTGGCCGGTGAGACCGAACCCGCCGTTCATCCCCGGCCACGAGGGCGTGGGGCACGTCGTGGCCGTGGGAGGCGGGGTAGGGCACATCAAGGAAGGTGACAGGGTCGGCATCCCCTGGTTGTACTCGGCGTGTGGCCATTGCGAACACTGCCTGGGCGGCTGGGAAACGCTGTGCGAAACGCAGCGCAATACCGGCTACTCGGTCAACGGCGGCTTCGCCGAGTACGCACTGGCCGATGCCAACTATGTCGGCCTGCTTCCGAAGGAAGTGGGCTTCGTGGAGATCGCGCCAGTGCTGTGCGCGGGCGTCACCGTGTACAAGGGCCTGAAGGTCACCGACACCAAGCCCGGTGACTGGGTGGCGATCTCCGGCATCGGCGGCCTCGGCCACATGGCCGTGCAGTACGCCCGCGCGATGGGCCTGAACGTTGCAGCGGTGGACGTGGACGACGCCAAGCTGGCCCTGGCCAAGCGCCTGGGCGCGCAGGTCACCGTCAACGCGCGCACCACCGATCCGGCCGCGTTCCTGAAGAAGGAGATCGGCGGCGCGCATGGTGCGCTGGTCACCGCGGTTTCGCCCAAGGCGTTCGAACAGGCGCTGGGGATGGTCCGTCGCGGCGGCACGGTCTCGCTCAACGGCCTGCCACCGGGCAACTTCCCGCTGGACATCTTCGGCATGGTGCTCAACGGCGTCACCGTGCGCGGCTCGATCGTCGGCACCCGCCTGGACCTGCAGGAATCGCTGCAGTTCGCCGCCGAAGGCAAGGTTGCCGCCACGGTCAGCACCGACCGCCTGGAGAACGTCAACGATGTGTTCGCGCGCATGCATGCCGGCACCATCGAAGGCCGCGTGGTGATCGACTTCGCTGCCTGA
- a CDS encoding TonB-dependent receptor: MHSRNHEKKTPVTLLALAVALALAGNASAQQQSANPNATDLDTVTVTGYRASVEKALDIKRGEAGVVDAIVAEDIGKFPDLNLAESLQRIPGVVITREAGEGRNISVRGLGPEFTRVRINGMEALTTVGAGDQSGGTNRGRGFDFNVFASDLFSQLLVRKTASADVEEGSLGATVDLRTARPFDYDGFTFAASGQASYNAMAEKADPRIAALVSNTFADGTFGALLSVAYSERQALEEGSNTGRWANGPSNGNFAASSPFAAARGANVFHPRFPRYVQMEHEQKRLGVTGSLQWKPNDATEISLDALYSKIDATRDEHYIEAISFSRGANASARLSGKPTTIVKNGEIRDNALLYGEFDNVDIRTENRHDEWSTEFKQIALNGQHRFGDDFTLSGKLGISRSKHENPVQTTVIMDKYDVKGYSYDYRGNSRAPVLNYGIDPTNPNGWELAEIRLRPQYVDNDFDTGQIDFNWNISPGFRLKGGVLAKDYTFKTVELRRASELAVPNFADGSKIVPVDLTEQAGLKGISGSPSNWVVPNLDAIAEQLDIYSNSGTFAVAPRANNVRSVEEKDRGAYLMGEFSTELGSLPLSGNFGVRYVRTKQSSTGQSTLANGTVETTVSRTYDDTLPSFNLVAEVTPDFLIRLGAAKVMSRPGLGSLTPGATVAVAGGARTISSGNPVLDPIRATNVDLGFEWYFAEGAMAGIGLFYKDIESFVQTTREVRPYSDSGLPASLLVGTGASATDDFTYSKPVNTPGGELHGVEANYTQPFTFLPGKWANLGVQLNYTWVESKIQYINAAGQPVMKTDLTGLSKSSWNATLFYEGEKFAGRISATNRDDYLTQAPGQETGFNLDGYHGMTGTTVFDASIRYKISDKLELSLEGINLTNEASDEWVYSPLTGRLPLQYTETGRQYLLGLRYKF; this comes from the coding sequence ATGCATTCTCGGAACCATGAAAAAAAGACACCGGTTACCTTGCTCGCGTTGGCCGTAGCGCTGGCCCTGGCAGGCAACGCCAGCGCGCAGCAGCAGAGCGCCAACCCGAACGCCACCGACCTGGATACGGTCACCGTCACCGGCTACCGCGCCAGCGTGGAGAAGGCGCTGGACATCAAGCGTGGCGAAGCCGGCGTGGTCGATGCCATCGTTGCCGAAGACATCGGCAAGTTCCCCGACCTGAACCTGGCCGAGTCGCTGCAGCGCATCCCCGGCGTGGTCATCACCCGTGAGGCCGGCGAAGGCCGCAACATCTCGGTGCGTGGCCTCGGCCCGGAATTCACCCGCGTGCGCATCAACGGCATGGAAGCGCTGACCACCGTCGGCGCCGGTGACCAGAGCGGCGGCACCAACCGCGGCCGTGGCTTCGACTTCAACGTGTTCGCCTCGGACCTGTTCTCGCAGCTGCTGGTGCGCAAGACCGCCTCGGCCGACGTCGAGGAGGGCTCGCTGGGCGCCACTGTCGATCTGCGCACCGCGCGTCCGTTCGACTACGACGGCTTCACCTTCGCCGCCAGTGGCCAGGCCAGCTACAACGCGATGGCCGAGAAGGCCGACCCGCGCATCGCCGCGCTGGTCTCCAACACCTTCGCCGATGGCACCTTCGGCGCCTTGCTGTCGGTGGCCTATTCCGAGCGCCAGGCGCTGGAGGAGGGTTCCAACACCGGCCGCTGGGCCAACGGCCCGAGCAACGGCAACTTCGCCGCGTCCTCGCCGTTCGCCGCCGCGCGTGGCGCCAACGTGTTCCATCCGCGCTTCCCGCGCTACGTGCAGATGGAACACGAACAGAAGCGGCTGGGCGTAACCGGTTCGCTGCAGTGGAAGCCGAACGACGCCACCGAGATCTCGCTGGATGCGCTGTACTCGAAGATCGATGCGACGCGCGACGAGCACTACATCGAAGCGATCTCCTTCAGCCGCGGCGCCAACGCGAGCGCACGCCTGTCGGGCAAGCCGACCACCATCGTCAAGAATGGCGAGATACGCGACAACGCACTGCTCTACGGCGAATTCGACAACGTCGACATCCGCACCGAGAACCGCCACGACGAGTGGAGCACCGAGTTCAAGCAGATCGCGCTGAACGGCCAGCACCGCTTCGGCGATGACTTCACCCTGTCCGGCAAGCTCGGCATCTCGCGTTCCAAGCACGAGAACCCGGTGCAGACCACCGTCATCATGGACAAGTACGACGTCAAGGGTTACAGCTACGACTACCGTGGCAACAGCCGTGCGCCGGTGCTCAACTACGGCATCGACCCGACCAATCCCAACGGCTGGGAACTGGCCGAGATCCGCCTGCGTCCGCAGTACGTGGACAACGACTTCGACACCGGCCAGATCGATTTCAACTGGAATATCAGCCCGGGCTTCCGCCTGAAGGGCGGCGTGCTGGCCAAGGACTACACGTTCAAGACCGTCGAACTGCGCCGCGCCAGCGAACTGGCCGTGCCCAACTTCGCCGACGGCAGCAAGATCGTGCCGGTGGACCTGACCGAGCAGGCCGGACTGAAGGGCATCAGCGGCAGTCCGTCGAACTGGGTCGTGCCGAACCTGGACGCGATCGCCGAACAGCTGGACATCTACAGCAACAGCGGCACCTTCGCCGTCGCCCCGCGTGCCAACAACGTGCGCAGCGTCGAAGAGAAGGACCGTGGCGCCTACCTGATGGGCGAGTTCTCCACCGAACTGGGCTCGTTGCCGTTGTCGGGCAATTTCGGCGTGCGCTACGTGCGTACCAAGCAGTCGTCCACCGGGCAGTCGACGCTGGCCAACGGCACCGTCGAAACCACGGTCAGCCGCACCTACGACGACACCCTGCCCTCGTTCAACCTGGTGGCTGAAGTCACTCCGGACTTCCTGATCCGCCTGGGTGCGGCCAAGGTGATGAGCCGTCCGGGGCTGGGCAGCCTGACGCCGGGCGCGACGGTGGCGGTGGCCGGTGGTGCACGCACCATCTCCAGTGGCAACCCGGTACTGGATCCGATCCGTGCGACCAATGTCGACCTCGGCTTCGAGTGGTACTTCGCCGAAGGTGCGATGGCCGGCATCGGCCTGTTCTACAAGGACATCGAGAGCTTCGTGCAGACCACCCGCGAAGTGCGCCCGTACAGCGACAGCGGCCTGCCGGCGTCGCTGCTGGTCGGCACCGGCGCCTCGGCCACCGATGACTTCACCTACAGCAAGCCGGTCAACACCCCGGGCGGCGAACTGCACGGCGTGGAAGCCAACTACACCCAGCCCTTCACCTTCCTGCCCGGCAAGTGGGCGAACCTGGGCGTGCAGTTGAACTACACCTGGGTGGAATCGAAGATCCAGTACATCAACGCGGCCGGGCAGCCGGTGATGAAGACCGACCTGACCGGCCTGTCGAAGTCGTCGTGGAACGCCACGCTGTTCTATGAAGGCGAGAAGTTCGCCGGGCGCATCTCGGCCACCAACCGCGATGACTACCTGACCCAGGCACCGGGCCAGGAGACCGGCTTCAACCTCGATGGCTACCACGGCATGACCGGTACCACGGTGTTCGATGCGTCCATCCGCTACAAGATCAGCGACAAGCTGGAACTGAGCCTGGAAGGCATCAACCTGACCAACGAAGCCTCCGACGAGTGGGTGTACTCGCCGCTGACCGGTCGCCTGCCGCTGCAGTACACCGAGACCGGCCGCCAGTACCTGCTGGGGCTGCGCTACAAGTTCTGA
- a CDS encoding sigma-54-dependent Fis family transcriptional regulator, producing the protein MSPLAPDPRLGSARRSFFERGAAPVGAVPEAILHSWQRCQRHGLLVDAQPAAEPLTDHRLRELRQRRERLWRQARPELDGLAAEMTHSGSIVLLTDEDGWILDAEGSTGFLDKAGRVALMPGMRWDEGTVGTNAIGTALVDGRALQVRGGEHYFAPHGILTCSAVPILDPYGQCLGVLDVSGDARLPHVHALALVRQAVAQIEHRGFADGLADCELLRLHHQPALLGSAREGVLGFRGGRLVAANRAGLSLFGLDRQDIGRTPYEALFEQPLSRLADDGVLLDRQGRRLYGVREARASRRSVATPVATAPLPARAQGPLFDTAQQQQLATAGRVLQAGLPVLLQGETGTGKEVFARELHTRSARAGKPFVAVNCAALPEGLIEAELFGYEDGAFTGARRQGSPGLLRQAEGGTLFLDEIGDMPLALQPRLLRVLQERELSPLGGGKPVKLDFALVCASHCELPQAVDAGRFRADLYYRIADHVVTLAPLRQHPDRAAVVDALWQQLGHGHVLSAQTRAALVAHAWPGNLRQLSACLRTLAALAEPGQAVDPQLLPVDVRAGTVAAPALPASGALEEITEAAMRQALADCQGNVSAAAKRLGINRSTLYRRLGAPRG; encoded by the coding sequence GTGTCCCCGCTTGCTCCCGATCCCCGCCTGGGCAGTGCCCGGCGCAGTTTCTTCGAGCGCGGCGCTGCTCCGGTTGGCGCGGTGCCCGAGGCGATCCTGCATTCCTGGCAACGCTGCCAGCGGCATGGCCTGCTGGTGGATGCGCAGCCGGCCGCCGAACCACTGACCGACCACCGCCTGCGCGAACTGCGCCAGCGCCGCGAGCGCCTGTGGCGACAGGCGCGCCCGGAGCTGGATGGACTGGCGGCGGAAATGACCCACAGCGGCAGCATCGTGCTGCTGACCGATGAAGACGGCTGGATCCTCGATGCCGAAGGCAGCACCGGTTTCCTCGACAAGGCCGGTCGTGTCGCGCTGATGCCCGGCATGCGCTGGGACGAAGGCACGGTCGGCACCAACGCGATCGGCACCGCGCTGGTCGACGGACGTGCGCTGCAGGTGCGTGGCGGCGAGCACTACTTCGCCCCGCACGGCATCCTCACATGTTCGGCGGTGCCGATCCTCGATCCCTACGGGCAGTGCCTGGGTGTGCTCGATGTTTCGGGCGACGCGCGGCTGCCACACGTGCACGCGCTGGCGCTGGTGCGGCAGGCGGTAGCGCAGATCGAGCACCGCGGTTTCGCCGACGGCCTGGCCGACTGCGAGCTGCTGCGCCTGCATCATCAACCCGCGCTGCTCGGCAGTGCGCGCGAGGGTGTGCTCGGCTTCCGCGGCGGTCGCCTGGTCGCAGCCAATCGTGCTGGCCTGTCCCTGTTCGGGCTCGATCGGCAGGACATCGGCCGCACGCCGTACGAAGCACTGTTCGAACAACCGCTGTCGCGGCTGGCCGATGACGGCGTGCTGCTTGATCGCCAGGGTCGTCGTCTGTATGGCGTGCGCGAAGCACGCGCGTCGCGACGCAGTGTGGCCACGCCGGTGGCGACCGCGCCGTTGCCGGCGCGCGCGCAGGGGCCGCTGTTCGATACCGCACAGCAACAGCAGCTGGCCACCGCCGGGCGTGTGCTGCAGGCCGGGTTGCCGGTGCTGCTGCAGGGCGAGACCGGCACCGGCAAGGAAGTCTTCGCGCGTGAACTGCATACGCGCAGCGCGCGTGCCGGTAAGCCCTTCGTCGCGGTGAACTGCGCGGCGTTGCCGGAAGGCCTGATCGAAGCAGAACTGTTCGGCTACGAGGACGGTGCCTTCACCGGTGCGCGCCGCCAGGGCAGCCCGGGCCTGCTGCGGCAGGCCGAGGGCGGTACCTTGTTCCTCGATGAGATCGGCGACATGCCGCTGGCGCTGCAACCACGTCTGCTGCGCGTGCTGCAGGAGCGCGAGCTGTCACCGCTGGGCGGTGGCAAGCCGGTAAAACTGGATTTCGCGCTGGTCTGCGCCAGCCACTGCGAACTGCCGCAGGCGGTGGACGCAGGCCGCTTCCGTGCGGATCTGTATTACCGCATCGCCGACCACGTGGTGACCTTGGCGCCGTTGCGGCAGCATCCCGATCGCGCTGCCGTGGTGGATGCGCTGTGGCAGCAGCTGGGACACGGCCATGTGTTGTCTGCGCAGACGCGGGCGGCACTGGTGGCCCATGCCTGGCCCGGCAACCTGCGGCAGCTGAGCGCCTGCCTGCGCACGCTGGCCGCACTGGCTGAGCCCGGTCAAGCGGTGGATCCGCAGCTGCTGCCGGTGGATGTGCGTGCTGGCACGGTGGCCGCGCCAGCACTGCCTGCCAGCGGTGCGCTGGAGGAGATCACCGAGGCGGCCATGCGCCAGGCGCTGGCTGATTGCCAGGGCAACGTCAGCGCGGCGGCCAAGCGGCTGGGGATCAATCGCAGCACCCTGTACCGGCGGCTGGGTGCGCCACGCGGCTGA
- the adh gene encoding aldehyde dehydrogenase → MNAVPSARPHATDPRSLFKPRYGNYIGGEWIAPRSGQYFDNISPVNGQVFTEVARSNAEDIDAALDAAHAAKDAWGRTSAAHRALLLNRIADRIEQNLELLAHAETWDNGKPIRETLNADVPLMADHFRYFAGCLRAQEGSLSQIDDDTVAYHFHEPLGVVGQIIPWNFPLLMAAWKLAPALAAGNCVVLKPAEQTPASILVLMEVIGDLLPPGVLNVVNGFGLEAGKPLASSPRIAKIAFTGETSTGRLIMQYASQNLIPVTLELGGKSPNLFFADVMAEDDDFLDKAVEGFVMFAFNQGEVCTCPSRALVQESIYERFMERVLERVAAIRQGNPLDPNTMVGAQASGEQLEKILSYIAIGREEGAEVLIGGDKAALGGDLAGGFYVQPTVFKGHNGMRVFQEEIFGPVVSVTTFKTEEEALQIANDTLYGLGAGVWSRDAARLYRVGRAIQAGRVWTNCYHAYPAHAAFGGYKQSGIGRENHRMMLDHYQQTKNLLVSYAPKKLGFF, encoded by the coding sequence ATGAACGCCGTACCGTCCGCCCGCCCGCATGCCACCGATCCGCGTTCCCTGTTCAAGCCGCGCTATGGCAACTACATCGGTGGCGAATGGATCGCCCCGCGCAGCGGCCAGTACTTCGACAACATCTCGCCGGTGAACGGCCAGGTGTTCACTGAAGTGGCCCGCTCCAACGCCGAGGACATCGACGCCGCACTCGATGCCGCGCACGCCGCCAAGGACGCCTGGGGCCGCACATCGGCCGCACACCGTGCGCTGCTGCTCAACCGCATCGCCGATCGCATCGAGCAGAACCTGGAACTGCTGGCCCACGCCGAGACCTGGGACAACGGCAAGCCGATCCGCGAGACGCTCAACGCCGACGTGCCGCTGATGGCCGACCACTTCCGCTATTTCGCCGGCTGCCTGCGCGCGCAGGAAGGCAGCCTGTCGCAGATCGACGACGACACCGTGGCCTACCATTTCCACGAACCGCTGGGCGTGGTCGGGCAGATCATTCCGTGGAACTTCCCGCTGTTGATGGCGGCCTGGAAACTGGCGCCGGCACTGGCCGCCGGCAACTGCGTGGTGCTGAAGCCGGCTGAGCAGACTCCCGCGTCGATCCTGGTGCTGATGGAGGTGATCGGCGACCTGCTGCCGCCGGGCGTGCTCAACGTGGTCAACGGCTTCGGCCTGGAGGCGGGCAAGCCGCTGGCAAGCAGCCCGCGCATCGCCAAGATCGCCTTCACCGGCGAGACCTCCACCGGCCGCCTGATCATGCAGTACGCCAGCCAGAACCTGATTCCGGTGACGCTGGAACTGGGCGGCAAATCGCCGAACCTGTTCTTCGCCGACGTGATGGCCGAGGACGATGATTTCCTCGACAAGGCGGTGGAAGGTTTCGTCATGTTCGCCTTCAACCAGGGCGAGGTCTGCACCTGCCCGTCGCGCGCGCTGGTACAGGAATCGATCTACGAACGCTTCATGGAGCGCGTGCTCGAACGCGTGGCAGCGATCCGGCAGGGCAATCCGCTGGACCCGAACACCATGGTGGGGGCGCAGGCATCGGGCGAACAGCTGGAGAAGATCCTGTCCTATATCGCCATCGGCCGCGAGGAAGGCGCCGAGGTGCTGATTGGTGGCGACAAGGCCGCGCTCGGTGGCGACCTGGCCGGCGGCTTCTATGTGCAGCCGACCGTGTTCAAGGGCCACAACGGCATGCGTGTGTTCCAGGAGGAGATCTTCGGGCCGGTGGTGTCGGTGACCACGTTCAAGACCGAGGAAGAAGCGCTGCAGATCGCCAACGACACGCTGTACGGGCTGGGTGCCGGCGTCTGGAGCCGCGATGCCGCGCGCCTGTACCGGGTGGGCCGCGCGATCCAGGCCGGGCGGGTATGGACCAACTGCTATCACGCCTACCCGGCACACGCCGCGTTCGGCGGCTACAAACAGTCGGGCATCGGCCGCGAGAACCACCGGATGATGCTCGACCACTACCAGCAGACCAAGAACCTGCTGGTCAGCTACGCACCGAAGAAGCTCGGCTTCTTCTGA